One segment of Bacteroidales bacterium DNA contains the following:
- a CDS encoding PKD domain-containing protein → MKKLYFSTFLCVISLGLMSQPVARQQVILEIGTGTWCQYCPGAAMGADDLIEAGCQVGVIEYHNGDSFTNTASDARNAYYNIPGYPTAHFDGVLEYVGGSNTQSMYPNYLPLYQQRIVIPSNFTIQIFGQHTGSTYDVQLVITKESGTWTTLTAQLALTESEIVYSWQGQNQLNYVERLMAPDHLGTQVDFTSENTVVLNLQFTISSDWVTNNCEIVAFLQNDGTKEILQGNKVAIPNLQPMPATAGFECTDNTPCITTSVEYEDQSLGEIISWNWVFEGGNPPTSTVQNPVIAYNALGQYDVRLIVYDGEVYDTLLNPEYILVIAPPVQPMTPTGPTVVCQGSSGFQYLTNSVQWATTYTWSIDPPAAGTISGPDTVAPFTLAPGYLGPYTIKVRADNGCGTGTWSQGLNATAHFTPDQFTLSEGGGYCEGAEGFDLTLDGSQQGVNYELYLDGDATGQIMAGTGSALDFGFQTEEGIYTCLAYTDYCDNAMIGNAYIYMIHQPVKAGTPTGSTQECNNHNNVTYTTDGAINATSYSWTLTPSGAGMITGNTTTAIIDWDDAFYGMAFISVVGVNSCFSGPPSDNLNVTVNAAPQPAITGDQEVCEEDLGILYSTADNSGNTYTWELAGGTIASGAGTHEISVNWGNPGSGYVKVTETDPQGCTVTTANYDIFIDDCLGIGEGNGPSFSIFPNPVKDELIIRFAGQAADSRIVIINQLGQVLYDHQTDGNQQFVINTSTLSRGVYGLRMYGENGNSERKFIKVE, encoded by the coding sequence ATGAAAAAGCTCTACTTCTCTACCTTTTTATGTGTGATCAGCCTGGGATTGATGTCACAGCCTGTAGCCCGTCAGCAGGTCATACTGGAGATCGGCACAGGTACCTGGTGCCAATATTGCCCGGGAGCGGCCATGGGCGCTGATGATCTGATCGAGGCCGGCTGCCAGGTCGGCGTGATCGAATACCATAACGGGGATTCGTTTACAAATACGGCTTCCGATGCAAGAAATGCCTATTATAACATTCCAGGTTACCCGACGGCCCATTTCGACGGAGTTCTCGAATATGTCGGAGGCAGCAATACTCAAAGTATGTATCCTAATTATCTGCCGCTATACCAGCAAAGAATAGTAATTCCGAGCAATTTTACGATACAGATTTTCGGTCAGCATACCGGATCAACTTATGATGTTCAGTTAGTCATAACGAAAGAAAGTGGTACCTGGACTACTCTGACAGCCCAACTTGCACTGACAGAATCTGAAATCGTTTATTCATGGCAGGGACAAAATCAGCTGAATTATGTAGAAAGGCTCATGGCACCTGATCACCTGGGGACTCAGGTAGATTTTACCAGTGAAAACACGGTTGTTCTCAACCTTCAGTTCACGATAAGCTCAGATTGGGTGACAAATAACTGTGAAATAGTCGCTTTCCTGCAGAATGATGGCACCAAGGAAATCCTGCAAGGGAATAAAGTAGCTATTCCTAATCTTCAGCCAATGCCTGCAACAGCAGGTTTCGAATGCACAGACAATACACCGTGCATCACCACTTCGGTTGAATATGAAGATCAATCCTTAGGGGAAATCATTTCCTGGAACTGGGTTTTTGAAGGTGGAAATCCACCCACCTCCACGGTTCAAAATCCTGTGATTGCCTATAATGCACTTGGCCAGTATGATGTCCGGCTCATTGTTTATGACGGAGAAGTTTATGATACATTGCTTAATCCTGAGTACATCCTGGTTATTGCCCCGCCGGTACAACCCATGACACCCACAGGGCCGACGGTTGTCTGCCAGGGTTCATCAGGCTTCCAATACCTGACCAATAGCGTTCAGTGGGCTACAACTTATACCTGGTCAATAGATCCGCCGGCAGCCGGCACCATCTCGGGGCCTGATACAGTGGCACCATTCACGCTCGCTCCCGGATATCTCGGTCCTTACACAATCAAAGTCAGGGCCGACAATGGCTGCGGAACAGGCACCTGGTCTCAGGGGCTCAATGCAACAGCTCATTTCACGCCTGATCAATTTACCCTTTCAGAAGGAGGTGGTTATTGCGAAGGCGCCGAGGGTTTTGACCTGACACTCGATGGCTCCCAGCAAGGTGTCAATTACGAACTTTATCTGGATGGGGATGCCACCGGCCAGATCATGGCAGGCACCGGATCCGCGCTCGACTTTGGCTTCCAAACGGAGGAGGGGATATACACCTGCCTTGCCTACACGGATTATTGCGATAATGCCATGATTGGTAACGCTTATATCTACATGATCCATCAGCCGGTAAAGGCGGGTACTCCCACTGGATCTACGCAGGAATGCAACAATCACAATAATGTGACTTATACTACAGACGGAGCCATTAACGCAACTTCTTATTCATGGACCTTAACTCCATCAGGTGCCGGAATGATCACAGGTAACACTACGACGGCAATCATCGACTGGGATGATGCGTTTTATGGCATGGCATTTATCAGCGTAGTGGGTGTCAATTCCTGTTTCTCGGGGCCTCCATCCGATAACCTTAACGTAACGGTCAATGCTGCACCGCAGCCTGCCATTACCGGCGACCAGGAAGTCTGCGAGGAGGACCTTGGCATACTTTATTCAACTGCAGATAATAGTGGTAACACCTATACCTGGGAATTAGCCGGTGGTACTATTGCCAGTGGCGCCGGAACACATGAGATCAGCGTCAACTGGGGAAATCCGGGCTCAGGATATGTGAAGGTAACGGAAACGGATCCGCAAGGATGCACCGTCACCACGGCAAACTATGATATTTTCATCGATGACTGCCTGGGAATCGGCGAAGGCAACGGGCCTTCATTCAGTATCTTCCCCAACCCGGTAAAGGACGAACTTATTATCCGCTTTGCCGGTCAGGCAGCAGACAGCAGGATCGTTATTATAAACCAGCTCGGACAGGTTTTATATGACCATCAGACCGATGGGAACCAGCAGTTTGTGATCAATACGTCGACATTATCCAGAGGTGTTTATGGACTTCGGATGTATGGAGAAAATGGTAATTCGGAGAGGAAGTTTATTAAGGTAGAGTAG
- a CDS encoding glycosyltransferase family 39 protein yields MNISKDERDSISVKTKPKIFSSYWIIIIAGIILFMPFLGRVALFDWDEVNFAEIAREMIVTHDYLNVQVDYQPFWEKPPLFIWMQVLSMKLFGINEFAARFPNAVCGIVTLLILFRIGKKLFNQRMGMIWALVYAGSVLPFFYFKSGIIDPWFNLFIFTGIYFAILYIAQSPSHPVTQSPSHPVTLFLSGLFIGLAILTKGPVAFLIFGLTGLVYLISSLPSYRPKVLQSYRPTVRFRLNIKLTHILLFLAGILLTGGSWFMMQIAAGNIDVVKDFIVYQVRLFSTKDAGHGGFPLYHVVVLMFGVFPASAFLFNGFKASPGELPLQREWRRASIILLLIVVVLFEIVQTKIIHYSSLAYFPLTYLSSLAIYRVVEEKSRFSRLAKILLIAFTSLWIIVIAGFTIAGLQKEWLINSGIIKDPFAMANLRADVSWTGLEALVALILIAGVLAFFFLKKPYARIISLFTATIIFTFFTMFVFTGRIEGYTQRAALDFYRQHSEEDCYINTLGFKSYAHLFYSKKLPQDNPLSYDKEWLLNGLIDKPAYFVYKMIKKDEYSRLYPQLIVLYEKNGFIFAARYPEKLKPGL; encoded by the coding sequence ATGAATATAAGTAAAGATGAAAGGGACTCAATCTCAGTGAAAACCAAACCGAAAATATTTTCATCTTACTGGATAATTATCATTGCAGGGATCATACTATTCATGCCTTTTCTGGGAAGAGTCGCCCTTTTCGACTGGGATGAGGTCAATTTTGCCGAGATCGCCCGCGAAATGATCGTTACACATGATTACCTCAATGTTCAGGTAGATTATCAGCCTTTCTGGGAAAAGCCTCCCTTGTTTATCTGGATGCAGGTCCTGTCGATGAAGCTCTTCGGCATAAATGAATTCGCGGCCCGCTTCCCCAATGCTGTTTGCGGGATCGTGACTTTGCTCATCCTGTTCCGGATCGGTAAAAAGTTATTCAATCAAAGGATGGGCATGATCTGGGCGCTGGTTTACGCAGGTTCTGTCCTTCCGTTCTTCTATTTCAAGTCGGGCATCATCGACCCCTGGTTCAATCTATTCATCTTTACCGGCATTTATTTTGCCATTCTTTACATCGCCCAATCACCCAGTCACCCAGTCACCCAGTCACCCAGTCACCCAGTCACCCTCTTCCTCTCCGGCCTCTTCATCGGCCTCGCCATCCTGACCAAAGGGCCCGTTGCATTCCTGATATTCGGCCTTACCGGCCTGGTTTACCTGATTTCATCCCTACCCTCTTACCGTCCTAAAGTCCTACAGTCTTACCGTCCTACAGTCCGATTCAGGCTGAATATCAAATTGACCCACATCCTGCTCTTCCTTGCCGGGATCCTGCTCACGGGCGGATCATGGTTCATGATGCAAATAGCAGCCGGAAATATCGATGTGGTGAAGGATTTCATCGTTTACCAGGTCAGGCTTTTCAGCACAAAAGACGCCGGCCACGGTGGATTTCCACTATACCATGTGGTCGTGCTCATGTTTGGGGTTTTCCCCGCATCGGCCTTTCTTTTTAATGGTTTCAAGGCTTCACCAGGCGAATTGCCTTTGCAGCGGGAATGGCGGAGGGCTTCTATCATCCTGCTGCTCATAGTTGTGGTGCTTTTCGAAATCGTACAGACCAAAATCATCCATTATTCGTCCCTGGCTTATTTCCCACTGACTTACCTCTCCTCCCTGGCGATTTACCGGGTAGTGGAAGAGAAAAGCCGTTTCAGCCGGCTGGCAAAAATTCTGCTCATAGCTTTCACCAGCCTGTGGATTATCGTTATTGCCGGATTCACTATTGCCGGGCTGCAAAAAGAATGGCTGATCAATTCCGGGATCATCAAAGATCCCTTCGCCATGGCGAATCTTCGGGCTGACGTAAGCTGGACCGGTCTGGAAGCGCTCGTTGCGTTGATCCTGATCGCCGGGGTGCTGGCTTTCTTTTTCCTTAAAAAACCTTATGCAAGGATTATCTCACTTTTCACCGCAACGATCATCTTTACTTTTTTCACCATGTTCGTATTTACCGGCAGAATTGAAGGTTATACCCAGCGTGCGGCACTGGATTTTTACCGGCAGCACAGCGAAGAAGACTGCTACATCAACACGCTCGGCTTCAAGAGCTACGCCCACTTGTTCTATAGCAAAAAGCTGCCGCAGGATAATCCGCTTTCTTACGATAAAGAATGGCTTTTAAACGGGCTGATTGACAAGCCTGCCTATTTTGTTTATAAGATGATTAAAAAAGATGAATATTCCCGGCTTTATCCGCAGCTTATTGTGCTTTACGAGAAGAACGGTTTTATCTTTGCAGCGCGATATCCTGAAAAACTAAAACCTGGTTTATGA
- the carB gene encoding carbamoyl-phosphate synthase (glutamine-hydrolyzing) large subunit: MIQSVKKVLLLGSGALKIGEAGEFDYSGTQALKALREEGIFTILINPNIATVQTSEGMADKIYFLPVTPLFVEKVIEKEHPEGILLSFGGQTALNCGIALYQSGILEKYGVRVLGTPVRAILDTEDRQLFTRRLDEIRVKTPRSLAVTSIEEAVLAANSLGYPVIVRSAFALGGLGSGFCSGEEEIRLLTQKSFSYSSQVLVEESLKGWKEVEYEVVRDAYDNCITVCNMENFDPLGIHTGESIVVAPSQTLTNREYHILRELSIRIIRHIGIVGECNVQYALDPDSEDYRVIEVNARLSRSSALASKATGYPLAFVAAKIALGYGLFELKNSVTQDTSAFFEPALDYVVCKIPRWDLDKFHGVSREIGSSMKSVGEVMAIGRTFEEAIQKGLRMIGQGMHGFVGNKDIEDIIIDKELSVPTDMRIFVIAMALYKGYSIDRIFELTRIDRWFLGKLQNIFDLRTEILQFNVLEEIPDPLLLKSKQLGFSDFQIARFVFKSDRSHITDDLLKVRNYRKTRGITPFVKQIDTMAAEYPARTNYLYLTYNGAEHDITFLHEGEESVVVLGSGAYRIGSSVEFDWCGVNALDAINKEGYRSIMINYNPETVSTDYDVCDKLYFEELTFERVMDILDLEDPLGVIVSTGGQIPNNLAMRLFGQGVRILGTSPLSIDKAENRHKFSAILDELDIDQPRWIESSTVKDVYEFTKEVGFPVIVRPSYVLSGAAMNIVSNRSELDHFLEMAAQVSKQHPVVVSKFIEDSKEIEMDAVAKDGEIICYAISEHVEFAGVHSGDATMLFPPQKIYVETVRRIKRISRQIAEHLAISGPFNIQFLAKDNDVMVIECNLRASRSFPFISKVLKTNFITIATQIMLGKAVTKPDKSLFDLDYVGVKASQFSFSRLQKADPVLGVEMVSTGEVGCIGDNYYEAILKAMLSVGYSIPSKAILFSSGPYRSKIELLASARMLAEKGLTIYATGGTHDFFTKNGVNSIMLHWPGESREPNTLDYLKQKKIDLVINIPKNLSKSELDNDYRIRRSAVDFNIPLITNARLASAFIYSICKVDIDNIAIKSWDEYK; the protein is encoded by the coding sequence ATGATTCAGTCCGTAAAAAAAGTCCTTCTCCTTGGATCAGGTGCGCTGAAAATCGGCGAAGCAGGCGAGTTTGATTATTCAGGTACACAGGCACTCAAGGCATTGAGGGAAGAAGGCATCTTCACCATCCTCATCAACCCAAACATTGCAACGGTACAGACTTCGGAAGGTATGGCCGATAAGATCTACTTCCTCCCGGTAACGCCTTTGTTCGTCGAAAAAGTGATCGAAAAGGAACATCCTGAGGGTATCCTGCTCTCTTTCGGCGGCCAAACCGCGCTGAATTGCGGTATTGCTCTCTACCAATCAGGCATCCTTGAGAAATATGGGGTCCGGGTGCTGGGAACACCGGTCCGGGCCATTCTCGATACGGAAGACCGGCAATTGTTCACACGCAGACTTGATGAAATCCGGGTAAAAACACCGCGCAGCCTTGCCGTCACCAGTATTGAAGAAGCCGTTCTGGCCGCCAACAGCCTGGGATATCCCGTTATCGTCCGTTCTGCGTTCGCCCTGGGTGGGCTCGGTAGCGGATTCTGTTCAGGTGAGGAAGAAATAAGGCTGCTCACCCAGAAATCCTTTTCCTATTCCAGCCAGGTTTTGGTAGAAGAATCCCTCAAGGGTTGGAAAGAAGTGGAATACGAAGTGGTCCGGGATGCCTACGATAATTGCATCACGGTGTGTAATATGGAAAATTTCGATCCGCTGGGCATCCACACCGGTGAAAGTATCGTGGTTGCACCCTCGCAAACGCTTACCAACAGGGAATATCATATACTCAGGGAACTGTCGATCAGGATCATCCGCCACATCGGCATCGTTGGAGAATGTAATGTCCAGTATGCCCTCGACCCTGATTCTGAAGATTACAGGGTCATTGAAGTCAATGCACGCCTCTCGCGTTCCAGTGCCCTGGCCTCCAAAGCCACCGGGTACCCCCTAGCATTCGTAGCCGCTAAAATCGCCCTGGGCTATGGTTTATTCGAACTGAAAAACTCCGTCACGCAGGATACTTCCGCTTTCTTTGAGCCTGCCCTCGACTATGTCGTCTGCAAGATCCCCCGCTGGGACCTTGATAAGTTCCACGGCGTATCCCGGGAGATCGGCAGCAGCATGAAAAGCGTCGGTGAGGTGATGGCCATCGGGCGCACATTCGAAGAAGCCATCCAGAAAGGATTACGGATGATCGGCCAGGGAATGCACGGTTTCGTGGGTAACAAGGATATCGAAGACATCATCATCGATAAGGAGCTTTCTGTTCCCACCGATATGCGTATCTTCGTGATCGCCATGGCACTCTATAAGGGTTACAGTATCGACCGAATCTTTGAACTGACCCGGATCGACCGCTGGTTCTTGGGTAAACTCCAAAATATCTTCGACCTGCGGACCGAAATTCTTCAGTTTAATGTACTGGAAGAAATCCCTGATCCCCTTCTTCTTAAATCAAAACAATTGGGATTTTCTGATTTCCAGATCGCCAGGTTCGTCTTTAAAAGCGACCGCAGCCATATCACAGATGACCTGCTGAAAGTCCGCAATTACCGGAAAACAAGGGGCATAACGCCTTTTGTGAAGCAGATTGATACAATGGCCGCAGAATACCCGGCCCGGACCAATTATCTTTATCTTACTTACAACGGGGCGGAACATGATATAACCTTTCTTCACGAAGGTGAAGAAAGCGTTGTCGTCCTTGGCTCAGGAGCTTACCGCATAGGTAGCAGCGTTGAATTCGACTGGTGCGGGGTAAATGCACTAGATGCGATCAACAAAGAAGGATATCGTTCCATCATGATCAACTACAATCCGGAAACGGTCAGCACCGATTATGACGTATGCGACAAGCTGTATTTTGAAGAATTAACCTTTGAAAGGGTGATGGACATTTTAGATCTGGAAGATCCGCTTGGGGTGATCGTTTCTACCGGCGGCCAGATACCGAACAACCTCGCCATGCGGTTATTCGGGCAGGGGGTCAGGATTCTCGGTACATCACCGCTTTCCATTGATAAGGCCGAGAACAGGCATAAATTCTCAGCTATTCTTGATGAACTCGATATCGACCAGCCACGGTGGATTGAATCTTCAACAGTAAAGGATGTTTATGAGTTTACGAAAGAAGTCGGGTTTCCTGTGATTGTCAGGCCTTCCTATGTTCTATCCGGTGCGGCGATGAATATCGTGTCGAACCGCAGCGAGCTGGACCATTTTCTCGAAATGGCAGCCCAGGTTTCGAAACAGCACCCTGTAGTGGTTTCCAAATTCATCGAAGACTCCAAGGAAATCGAAATGGATGCCGTTGCTAAAGACGGTGAGATTATCTGCTATGCCATCTCTGAACATGTGGAATTTGCCGGCGTTCATTCCGGCGATGCCACGATGTTGTTCCCTCCACAAAAGATTTATGTCGAAACAGTCCGGCGGATCAAGCGCATAAGCCGGCAGATCGCGGAACATCTTGCCATTTCAGGCCCTTTCAATATCCAGTTCCTGGCTAAAGATAACGACGTGATGGTCATCGAATGTAACCTGCGTGCCTCCCGAAGTTTTCCCTTCATTTCCAAAGTCCTTAAAACCAACTTTATCACAATAGCCACGCAGATCATGCTGGGAAAAGCTGTCACAAAACCAGATAAGTCTCTGTTCGACCTGGATTATGTAGGAGTGAAAGCATCTCAGTTTTCCTTTTCACGGTTACAAAAAGCCGACCCGGTGCTGGGCGTTGAGATGGTCTCCACCGGCGAAGTGGGCTGTATCGGCGACAACTACTATGAAGCCATCCTCAAAGCGATGCTGTCGGTCGGCTACAGCATCCCATCAAAAGCCATTCTTTTCTCAAGCGGCCCGTATCGTTCCAAGATAGAACTGCTCGCAAGCGCACGGATGCTGGCTGAAAAAGGGTTGACGATCTACGCAACAGGCGGCACCCACGATTTCTTCACCAAAAACGGCGTGAATTCCATCATGCTTCACTGGCCCGGCGAGAGCCGTGAACCAAATACTTTGGATTACCTGAAACAAAAGAAGATCGACCTGGTGATCAACATCCCCAAAAATCTCAGTAAGAGTGAACTGGATAACGATTACCGCATCCGCCGCAGTGCCGTCGATTTCAACATCCCGCTGATCACCAATGCCCGGCTTGCCAGCGCTTTCATCTATTCCATCTGTAAGGTCGATATCGATAATATTGCAATAAAAAGCTGGGATGAATATAAGTAA
- a CDS encoding glycosyltransferase family 2 protein, translating to MINGKKISVVLPAYNAEKTLEQTFREIPFDIVDDVILVDDRSRDNTVDVARQLGIKYIIEHVENKGYGGNQKSCYDKALEINSDIVVMLHPDYQYTPRLIHSMCYLIANDVYQVVLGSRILGKGALKGGMPLYKYISNRFLTLAQNILMRQKLSEYHTGYRAFSREVLLKIKYQANSDDFIFDNQMLAQICYAGYEIAEITCPTKYFDDASSINLSRSIKYGMGVLGVSFRYFLQKRGLMKYRIF from the coding sequence ATGATCAACGGGAAAAAGATCAGTGTTGTGCTTCCGGCTTATAATGCCGAAAAAACGCTCGAACAGACTTTCAGGGAAATACCCTTTGATATTGTGGATGACGTGATCCTGGTAGATGACCGCAGCAGGGACAATACCGTCGATGTGGCGAGACAGCTTGGCATCAAGTATATCATCGAGCATGTGGAAAACAAAGGCTACGGAGGAAACCAGAAAAGTTGCTACGATAAGGCACTTGAGATCAATTCAGATATTGTGGTGATGCTGCATCCCGATTACCAGTATACTCCCCGTCTGATCCACAGCATGTGTTACCTTATCGCCAACGATGTCTACCAGGTTGTTCTGGGTTCGCGTATCCTGGGAAAAGGGGCGCTAAAAGGAGGAATGCCGCTGTATAAGTATATTTCCAACCGTTTTCTAACCCTCGCCCAGAATATCCTGATGAGGCAAAAACTTTCGGAATATCACACTGGCTACCGGGCCTTTTCACGTGAGGTCCTTCTGAAAATTAAATACCAGGCCAACTCCGATGATTTCATCTTCGACAACCAGATGCTGGCCCAGATTTGCTACGCCGGTTACGAGATCGCCGAGATCACCTGTCCGACCAAGTATTTCGATGATGCCTCTTCCATCAATCTGAGCCGGAGCATTAAATACGGAATGGGGGTGCTGGGGGTTTCTTTCCGGTATTTTTTGCAGAAAAGAGGGTTGATGAAATATCGGATTTTCTAA
- the metF gene encoding methylenetetrahydrofolate reductase [NAD(P)H] produces the protein MRVVEAIEKSKKPLFTFEILPPVKGNDIHSIYRAIDPLMEFEPSFIEVTYHREEITYKELSDGNIEKKVLRKRPGTVGISAAIKYKYKVEVVPHIICGGFNREETENGLIDLHFLEIYNLLVIRGDNLPGDKFFKPEKGGNQYAVDLIRQIMDLNRGIYQDNELVNNSQTNFTVGVAGYPEKHSEAPNLTTDIKHLKEKIDAGAEYVVTQMFFDNRNFFEFVSQCREAGITVPIIPGLKPIATIGQLNTLPKTFGISIPEDLQKEVEKCKDNRAARQAGIEWCLMQSKELMKAGVPALHYFTMGKSDNIREIVKEVL, from the coding sequence ATGCGAGTAGTAGAAGCCATAGAAAAATCGAAAAAACCACTTTTCACCTTTGAGATCCTGCCCCCGGTGAAAGGCAACGATATTCATTCCATATACCGGGCCATTGACCCGCTGATGGAGTTTGAGCCTTCTTTCATCGAAGTGACTTATCACCGGGAGGAGATCACATACAAAGAGCTGTCCGACGGAAACATAGAGAAGAAAGTTCTCCGCAAACGGCCGGGAACAGTAGGAATTTCTGCAGCTATCAAGTACAAGTACAAAGTGGAGGTGGTCCCGCATATCATTTGTGGCGGATTTAACCGGGAAGAGACCGAAAACGGCCTTATCGACCTTCATTTTCTTGAGATATACAATCTACTGGTCATCCGGGGAGATAACCTTCCCGGTGACAAATTCTTCAAACCCGAAAAAGGCGGAAACCAATATGCCGTCGACCTGATCCGCCAGATCATGGACCTGAACCGAGGTATTTACCAGGATAATGAGCTGGTAAACAATTCCCAGACAAATTTTACTGTCGGTGTGGCCGGTTACCCGGAAAAACATTCCGAAGCACCGAACCTGACAACCGACATCAAACACCTGAAAGAAAAGATTGATGCCGGCGCCGAGTATGTTGTCACCCAGATGTTTTTTGATAACCGCAATTTTTTTGAATTCGTCAGTCAATGCCGGGAGGCCGGGATCACGGTGCCAATCATTCCCGGATTAAAACCAATCGCAACGATAGGGCAGCTTAACACCTTACCCAAGACCTTCGGTATTTCCATTCCTGAAGATTTGCAGAAAGAGGTTGAAAAATGCAAAGACAACCGGGCAGCGCGCCAGGCAGGAATCGAGTGGTGCCTCATGCAATCCAAAGAGCTCATGAAAGCAGGCGTTCCGGCGCTTCATTATTTTACCATGGGGAAGTCTGATAATATCCGGGAGATTGTGAAAGAAGTACTTTAG